In a genomic window of Gossypium arboreum isolate Shixiya-1 chromosome 9, ASM2569848v2, whole genome shotgun sequence:
- the LOC108457021 gene encoding eukaryotic initiation factor 4A-8: MAGLAPEGSQFDARQYDQKMSDLLQTDGDDFFTSYDEVYDSFDAMGLQENLLRGIYAYGFEKPSAIQQRGIVPFCKGLDVIQQAQSGTGKTATFCSGILQQLDYGIVQCQALVLAPTRELAQQIEKVMRALGDYLGVKVHACVGGTSVREDQRILQSGVHVVVGTPGRVFDMLRRQSLRPDYIKMFVLDEADEMLSRGFKDQIYDIFQLLPGKIQVGVFSATMPPEALEITRKFMNKPVRILVKRDELTLEGIKQFYVNVEKEEWKLETLCDLYETLAITQSVIFVNTRRKVDWLTDKMRSRDHTVSATHGDMDQNTRDVIMREFRSGSSRVLITTDLLARGIDVQQVSLVINYDLPTQPENYLHRIGRSGRFGRKGVAINFVTLDDERMLFDIQKFYNVVIEELPSNVADLL, encoded by the exons ATGGCTGGTTTAGCACCCGAAGGATCCCAATTCGATGCTCGTCAATATGATCAGAAAATGAGTGATTT GCTCCAAACAGACGGAGATGATTTTTTCACTTCTTATGATGAAGTTTATGACAGTTTCGATGCAATGGGACTTCAAGAGAACCTTCTGAGGGGCATCTATGCATATG GTTTTGAGAAGCCCTCAGCGATTCAGCAAAGAGGAATTGTTCCATTCTGCAAGGGTCTTGATGTGATACAACAGGCACAGTCTGGGACCGGAAAGACTGCGACTTTTTGCTCTGGAATTTTGCAGCAACTTGATTACGGTATAGTCCAATGCCAGGCTCTGGTTTTGGCACCCACTAGGGAGTTGGCTCAACAGATCGAGAAGGTGATGCGGGCACTTGGTGATTACCTTGGTGTGAAGGTCCACGCTTGTGTTGGTGGGACTAGTGTTCGCGAGGATCAGCGAATTCTTCAAAGTGGTGTTCATGTTGTTGTCGGTACACCCGGTCGTGTCTTCGATATGTTGAGAAGGCAATCACTCCGTCCAGATTATATTAAGATGTTTGTCTTGGATGAGGCTGATGAAATGCTCTCCCGTGGTTTTAAGGATCAG ATCTATGACATCTTCCAGCTTCTTCCGGGCAAGATTCAGGTTGGGGTATTTTCTGCTACAATGCCACCCGAAGCCCTAGAGATCACTCGGAAGTTCATGAACAAACCTGTGAGAATTTTGGTTAAGCGCGACGAACTAACCCTGGAGGGTATCAAGCAGTTTTATGTTAATGTTGAAAAGGAAGAGTGGAAGCTCGAAACACTTTGCGATCTCTATGAAACACTGGCCATTACCCAAAGTGTCATTTTCGTGAACACAAGGCGCAAGGTTGACTGGCTAACTGACAAGATGCGAAGTCGAGACCACACAGTTTCTGCCACCCATGGAGACATGGACCAGAATACGCGTGATGTCATCATGCGGGAATTCCGTTCTGGTTCTTCCCGTGTTCTCATCACTACCGATCTCTTAGCCCGTGGTATTGATGTGCAGCAAGTCTCCCTTGTCATAAACTACGATCTGCCTACTCAACCAGAAAACTACCTCCACCGAATTGGAAGAAGTGGAAGGTTCGGGAGAAAAGGTGTTGCCATAAACTTTGTGACTCTAGATGATGAAAGAATGCTGTTTGATATCCAGAAGTTCTACAATGTTGTCATCGAGGAGCTGCCATCGAATGTCGCGGATCTCCTTTGA